One Pseudomonas muyukensis DNA segment encodes these proteins:
- a CDS encoding SPASM domain-containing protein, which yields MCRCSPVKGNILPLPMFKEMAAALFPSAEFVDLRGWGESTIVPGFLDYLDVALGYPVKLKLITNAVVRKPQLWQRLGHEGITVGVSFDAATAPLFRELRGGADLRQVLGNLCLLTEAQREAGHDPAEKLYLCVTVSGRNLDELEAIVTLGMELGVRRFKFEPLWAPDDDPNRLEYHSEKVATVMARLAQLQRRHHLQLELSAALSAASIQPHAVNKVCIHPWQYLYINSRGRLGFCDHLNGRDEFTFGDWQQGGFAAFWNGPEMRQLRAEHHQRLGGPAIKQCADCNWCYERRYMDLEDWLEPEWANYRVTL from the coding sequence ATGTGTCGTTGCAGCCCGGTCAAGGGCAATATCCTGCCGCTGCCGATGTTCAAGGAAATGGCAGCCGCGTTGTTTCCCAGCGCCGAATTCGTCGACTTGCGTGGATGGGGCGAAAGCACCATCGTGCCTGGCTTTCTCGACTACCTGGACGTGGCGCTGGGCTATCCGGTCAAGCTCAAGCTGATCACCAACGCGGTGGTGCGCAAACCGCAGCTGTGGCAACGCCTGGGGCATGAAGGCATCACCGTTGGTGTTTCGTTCGATGCCGCCACGGCGCCGCTGTTTCGCGAACTGCGTGGTGGCGCCGACCTTCGGCAGGTGCTGGGCAACCTGTGCCTGCTCACCGAGGCCCAGCGCGAGGCCGGGCATGACCCGGCGGAAAAACTCTACCTGTGCGTGACCGTCAGCGGGCGCAACCTCGACGAACTGGAAGCCATCGTCACCCTGGGTATGGAACTGGGCGTACGCCGGTTCAAGTTCGAACCGCTGTGGGCGCCCGATGACGACCCCAACCGCCTGGAGTACCACAGCGAAAAGGTCGCCACGGTGATGGCGCGGCTCGCCCAGCTGCAGCGCCGGCACCACCTGCAACTCGAGCTGTCGGCGGCGCTGTCCGCGGCCAGCATCCAGCCCCACGCCGTGAACAAGGTCTGCATCCATCCCTGGCAATACCTCTACATCAACAGCCGTGGGCGCCTGGGTTTTTGCGACCACCTCAACGGCCGCGACGAGTTCACCTTCGGCGACTGGCAGCAGGGCGGTTTCGCGGCCTTCTGGAATGGCCCCGAGATGCGCCAGTTGCGCGCCGAACACCACCAACGCCTGGGCGGGCCGGCCATCAAGCAGTGCGCCGATTGCAACTGGTGCTACGAGCGCCGCTACATGGACCTGGAAGACTGGCTGGAGCCGGAGTGGGCCAACTACCGGGTGACCCTATGA
- a CDS encoding GHMP family kinase ATP-binding protein — MIITRTPYRISFFGGGTDYPAWYKTHGGAVLSTAIDKYCYISCRHLPPFFEHRFRIAYSRIENVMHPREIEHPAVRAVLQYLGCEDGLEIHVDSDLPARSGMGSSSAFTVGLLHALKALQGHAIAREALARLAQHVEQQVVGESVGSQDQIAAAVGGFNRIDFLRGDGGFTITPADVPRPRLEALQDHLMLFFTGFSRIAAKVAQSKIDNLGNRVAELNRLHAMVDEALAILQGPGPLEAVGELLHCSWLLKKNLSNQVSNQDIDHLYSIARSAGAIGGKLLGAGGGGFMLLFVQPERQAQVRESLRDLVHVPFRFEQSGSQLMRYQPSAP; from the coding sequence TTGATTATTACCCGCACGCCTTATCGCATTTCTTTCTTTGGCGGTGGCACGGATTATCCTGCCTGGTACAAAACCCATGGCGGCGCAGTACTGTCCACCGCCATCGACAAGTATTGCTATATCAGCTGCCGCCACCTGCCACCGTTCTTCGAACATCGGTTCCGCATTGCCTATTCCCGAATCGAGAACGTGATGCACCCCCGCGAGATCGAACACCCTGCGGTGCGCGCGGTTTTGCAATACCTGGGCTGCGAGGACGGCCTGGAGATCCACGTCGACAGCGACCTGCCAGCCCGCTCGGGCATGGGCTCCAGTTCCGCCTTCACCGTCGGCCTGCTGCACGCGCTGAAGGCCCTGCAGGGCCACGCCATCGCCCGTGAAGCACTGGCCAGGCTGGCCCAGCATGTAGAACAGCAGGTCGTCGGTGAAAGCGTCGGCTCCCAGGACCAGATCGCCGCCGCGGTCGGCGGCTTCAACCGTATCGACTTCCTGCGCGGCGATGGCGGTTTCACCATCACCCCGGCCGATGTGCCAAGGCCTCGACTCGAGGCGCTGCAAGATCACTTGATGCTGTTCTTCACCGGGTTTTCCAGGATCGCGGCCAAAGTTGCCCAGTCGAAGATCGACAACCTGGGCAACCGTGTCGCTGAGCTCAACCGCCTCCATGCCATGGTCGACGAGGCACTCGCCATCCTCCAGGGCCCGGGCCCCTTGGAGGCCGTTGGTGAGTTGCTGCATTGCAGCTGGCTGCTCAAGAAGAACCTGTCGAACCAGGTCAGCAATCAAGACATCGATCACCTCTACAGCATTGCCCGGTCGGCGGGCGCCATTGGCGGCAAGCTGCTGGGGGCCGGCGGTGGCGGCTTCATGCTGCTGTTCGTCCAACCCGAGCGGCAAGCCCAGGTCCGCGAAAGCCTGCGCGACCTTGTCCATGTGCCCTTCCGGTTCGAGCAGTCCGGCAGCCAACTGATGCGCTACCAGCCCAGCGCCCCCTGA
- a CDS encoding nucleotidyltransferase family protein: protein MSIRTAVVLAGGLGTRLRSLVSDVPKPMAPIAGRPFLEYLFDYWIDQGVERFVLSVGYRHEAIVEHFAGRYRGATLHYAREPQPLGTGGGLLMALEHLTQADEHFLLLNGDTWFALDLARFEQFAEQHHADCCLALHRNGEPRRYTGITLDDKGHVLGFAHASADARAWINGGVYWMRRACLEALAHRAGQALSLEQQLLPQWLDSGLNVLGFVASGRFIDIGVPHDYQRASALINAPR from the coding sequence ATGTCCATACGTACCGCGGTGGTTCTGGCCGGAGGCCTGGGCACACGCTTGCGCAGCCTGGTCAGCGACGTACCCAAGCCGATGGCGCCCATCGCCGGCAGGCCGTTTCTGGAGTACCTGTTCGACTACTGGATCGACCAGGGCGTCGAGCGCTTCGTGCTCTCGGTCGGCTATCGCCACGAAGCGATCGTCGAGCACTTCGCTGGACGCTACCGGGGTGCCACGCTGCACTATGCGCGGGAGCCGCAGCCCTTGGGCACAGGTGGCGGGTTGCTGATGGCGCTCGAACACCTGACCCAGGCCGACGAGCACTTCCTGCTGCTCAATGGCGACACCTGGTTCGCCCTGGACCTGGCCAGGTTTGAGCAATTTGCCGAGCAGCATCACGCAGACTGCTGCCTGGCGCTTCATCGCAATGGGGAACCCCGGCGCTACACGGGCATCACCCTGGATGACAAGGGTCACGTCCTGGGCTTTGCCCATGCCAGTGCCGATGCGCGGGCATGGATCAATGGCGGGGTCTACTGGATGCGCCGGGCGTGCCTGGAGGCCCTCGCTCATCGCGCCGGGCAGGCGCTGTCATTGGAGCAACAGTTGCTGCCGCAGTGGCTGGACAGCGGGTTGAATGTACTGGGCTTCGTGGCGTCGGGGCGGTTTATCGACATCGGGGTGCCCCATGATTATCAGCGAGCGAGTGCGTTGATCAATGCGCCGCGTTAG
- a CDS encoding CoA transferase subunit B gives MALTREQMAQRVARELKDGYYVNLGIGIPTLVANYVPADMDVMLQSENGLLGMGEFPTESTLDADMINAGKQTVTARRGASIFDSAQSFAMIRGGHVDLTVLGAFEVDVEGNIASWMIPGKLVKGMGGAMDLVAGADNIIVTMTHASKDGESKLLPRCSLPLTGAGCIRKVLTDLAYLEIDNGAFILRETAPGVSVEEIIEKTAGKLIVPDDVKEMTF, from the coding sequence ATGGCATTGACCCGCGAACAAATGGCGCAACGCGTCGCCCGTGAACTGAAGGACGGCTACTACGTCAACCTGGGGATCGGCATCCCCACCTTGGTGGCCAACTACGTGCCTGCCGACATGGACGTGATGCTGCAGTCGGAAAACGGCCTGCTGGGCATGGGCGAGTTCCCCACCGAAAGCACCCTCGACGCCGACATGATCAACGCCGGCAAGCAGACCGTGACCGCCCGCCGCGGCGCGTCGATCTTCGACTCGGCGCAATCCTTCGCCATGATCCGTGGCGGCCACGTCGACCTCACCGTGCTGGGTGCTTTCGAGGTTGACGTGGAAGGCAACATCGCCTCGTGGATGATCCCCGGCAAGCTGGTCAAGGGCATGGGCGGCGCCATGGACCTGGTGGCCGGTGCCGACAACATCATCGTCACCATGACCCACGCCTCGAAAGACGGCGAGTCCAAGTTGCTGCCGCGCTGCAGCCTGCCGCTGACCGGTGCCGGCTGCATCCGCAAGGTGCTGACCGACCTGGCGTACCTGGAGATCGACAACGGCGCGTTCATCCTGCGCGAGACCGCACCGGGGGTGAGTGTCGAGGAAATCATCGAGAAGACCGCCGGCAAGCTGATCGTGCCGGATGATGTCAAGGAAATGACGTTCTGA
- a CDS encoding CoA transferase subunit A codes for MAGLDKRVATYEQALAGLTDDMTVLAGGFGLCGIPENLIAEIKRRGVKGLTVVSNNCGVDGFGLGVLLEDRQIRKMIASYVGENAEFERQLLSGELEVELTPQGTLAEKMRAGGAGIPAFFTATGYGTPVAEGKEVREFKGRKYILEESITGDFAIVKGWKADHYGNVVYRHTAQNFNPLAASAGKITVVEVEEIVEPGVLLPSEIHTPGIYVDRVIVGTFEKRIEKRTVKA; via the coding sequence ATGGCCGGACTGGACAAGCGTGTAGCAACTTATGAACAGGCCCTGGCTGGCCTGACCGACGACATGACGGTGCTGGCCGGTGGCTTCGGCCTGTGCGGCATCCCCGAGAACCTCATCGCCGAGATCAAGCGCCGCGGGGTCAAGGGCCTGACCGTGGTCTCCAACAACTGCGGCGTCGACGGCTTCGGCCTGGGCGTGCTGCTCGAGGACCGGCAGATCCGCAAGATGATCGCCTCCTACGTGGGCGAAAACGCCGAGTTCGAGCGCCAGTTGCTCAGCGGCGAGCTGGAAGTCGAGCTTACCCCCCAAGGCACCCTGGCCGAGAAGATGCGCGCCGGCGGCGCCGGCATTCCGGCTTTCTTCACCGCCACCGGCTACGGCACCCCAGTCGCCGAAGGCAAGGAAGTGCGCGAGTTCAAGGGCCGCAAGTACATCCTCGAAGAGTCGATCACCGGCGACTTCGCCATCGTCAAGGGCTGGAAGGCCGACCACTACGGCAACGTGGTGTACCGCCACACCGCGCAGAACTTCAACCCCCTGGCCGCCAGCGCCGGCAAGATCACCGTGGTCGAGGTCGAGGAGATCGTCGAGCCAGGCGTGTTGCTGCCCAGCGAGATCCACACCCCGGGCATCTATGTCGACCGGGTCATTGTCGGCACCTTCGAGAAGCGCATCGAAAAGCGCACCGTCAAGGCCTGA
- a CDS encoding LysR family transcriptional regulator codes for MNVKQLRAFVTVAKYQSFAQAGEHLHVSQPALSLTIKALEDNLGGALLTRTTRSVSLTPEGEVLLPLARRLLADWDDTEEMLRQRFTLQLGRVSVAAMPAFAGNLLPQSLKVFRQRYPKVNVTVHDVINEQVLELVRHRRVELGIGFEPESSEALRFHPLYMDRFVAVVPADSPLARQPQVRWQELLAEDFIALQRPSAVRLLLEQHLAAGHGKLAVAFESHQLATIGRMVASGLGVSAVPALCIEQMQQLGARCVRLVEPSVERRIGVIALSDHNLSKAAEALLDVLLTHTHPQEVICVT; via the coding sequence ATGAACGTCAAGCAGCTGCGTGCCTTCGTCACCGTGGCCAAGTACCAGAGTTTCGCCCAGGCCGGCGAGCACCTGCACGTGTCGCAACCGGCCCTGAGCCTGACCATCAAGGCCCTGGAGGACAACCTCGGCGGCGCCCTGCTCACCCGCACTACCCGCAGCGTCAGCCTGACGCCCGAGGGCGAGGTGCTGCTGCCCCTGGCCCGGCGCCTGCTGGCCGACTGGGACGACACCGAGGAGATGCTGCGCCAGCGCTTCACCCTGCAACTGGGCCGGGTGTCGGTGGCGGCCATGCCGGCGTTCGCTGGCAACCTGCTGCCGCAATCGCTGAAGGTGTTCCGCCAGCGTTATCCCAAGGTCAACGTCACCGTGCACGACGTGATCAACGAGCAGGTGCTGGAACTGGTGCGCCATCGCCGCGTCGAACTGGGCATTGGCTTTGAACCCGAAAGCAGCGAGGCACTGCGGTTCCACCCGTTGTACATGGACCGTTTCGTCGCCGTGGTGCCCGCCGACTCGCCACTGGCGCGCCAGCCGCAGGTGCGCTGGCAGGAACTGCTGGCCGAGGACTTCATCGCCCTGCAGCGGCCCTCGGCGGTGCGCTTGCTGCTCGAGCAGCACCTGGCCGCCGGCCATGGCAAGCTGGCGGTGGCCTTCGAGAGCCACCAGCTGGCGACCATCGGCCGCATGGTCGCCAGCGGCCTGGGCGTCAGCGCCGTGCCGGCCCTGTGCATCGAGCAGATGCAGCAGTTGGGCGCACGCTGCGTGCGGTTGGTCGAGCCCAGCGTCGAGCGGCGCATCGGCGTGATCGCCCTGAGCGATCACAATCTGTCGAAAGCCGCCGAGGCGCTGCTCGATGTCCTGCTTACCCATACCCACCCACAGGAGGTGATATGCGTTACCTGA
- a CDS encoding aldo/keto reductase codes for MRYLNLAGSRAPLIGQGTWYMGEDPGRRAAEVAALQQGIDLGLTLIDTAEMYAEGGAEQVVGQAIAGRREQVLLVSKVYPHNASRRGMPAACERSLKRLGTDCIDLYLLHWRGQYPLEETVEAFERLIEQGKIRHWGVSNFDLDDLRELNNTACASNQVLYNPAERGIEFDLLPWSRAQQLPTMAYCPLAQAGRLLRHPLLAQIGERHGATPAQVSLAWVTRGEGVIAIPKAVSPDHVRLNAQAAELVLSEEDLRAIDQAFAPPTRKQRLAMV; via the coding sequence ATGCGTTACCTGAATCTGGCGGGCAGCCGCGCTCCGCTCATTGGCCAGGGCACCTGGTACATGGGCGAGGACCCGGGGCGCCGGGCCGCCGAAGTGGCGGCCCTGCAACAAGGCATCGACCTGGGCCTGACGCTGATCGACACAGCAGAAATGTATGCCGAAGGTGGCGCCGAGCAGGTGGTCGGCCAGGCCATCGCCGGGCGCCGCGAGCAGGTGTTGCTGGTCAGCAAGGTCTACCCGCACAACGCCAGCCGGCGCGGTATGCCGGCCGCCTGCGAGCGCAGCCTGAAACGGCTGGGCACCGACTGCATCGACCTGTACCTGCTGCACTGGCGTGGGCAGTACCCGCTGGAGGAGACCGTGGAAGCCTTCGAGCGGTTGATCGAGCAAGGCAAGATCCGCCATTGGGGCGTGTCTAACTTCGACCTGGACGACCTGCGCGAGCTGAACAACACCGCCTGCGCCAGCAACCAGGTGCTGTACAACCCGGCCGAACGCGGCATCGAGTTCGACCTGCTGCCCTGGAGCCGCGCGCAGCAGTTGCCCACCATGGCCTACTGCCCGCTGGCCCAGGCCGGGCGCTTGTTGCGCCATCCGCTGCTGGCCCAGATTGGCGAACGCCATGGCGCCACGCCAGCCCAGGTGAGCCTGGCCTGGGTGACCCGCGGCGAGGGTGTGATCGCGATTCCCAAGGCGGTGAGCCCGGACCACGTGCGCCTGAACGCACAAGCCGCCGAGCTGGTGCTGAGCGAGGAAGATCTACGGGCCATCGACCAGGCGTTCGCGCCCCCGACCCGCAAGCAGCGCCTGGCGATGGTCTGA
- a CDS encoding error-prone DNA polymerase, with product MKAPGYAELHCLSNFSFQRGASSADELFRRAREQGYQALAITDECSLAGIVRAWQAAKQHGLALIIGSEVQVHHGPKLVLLVQDLTGYQNLCALITRARRRAEKGAYQLLAEDLEAHHQGLLALWVAAAEGGDAAWLQTLFVERLWLAVHLHRGVDDEGRLAALRALGLRTGIPLVACGDVHMHARGRRALQDCMSAIRAHCPVAEAGRFLFANGERHLRTLEQLRELYPADLLAQTLLLAERCRFDLAELQYQYPRELVPAGQSPASWLRALCERGLPERWPQGPSAKVREVLDRELALIEELGYESYFLTVHDIVAFARGQRILCQGRGSAANSVVCFVLGITELDPMEHRLLFERFLSRERNEPPDIDVDFEHDRREEVIQYVFRRYGRHRAALTAVVSSYHAAGAVRDVARVLGLPSDQVDALAKCCGRWSDRIPDAERLAEAGFDAQSPSLRRILVLAGELIGFPRHLSQHPGGFVISEQPLDQLVPVENAAMAERTVIQWDKDDLDMVGLLKVDVLALGMLSALRRCFDLMALHRGQHYRLATLPKEDPATYAMIGRAETMGVFQIESRAQMAMLPRLKPEKFYDLVIEVAIVRPGPIQGDMVHPYLRRRLKQEPVTYPSEQLKAVFERTLGVPLFQEQVMELAMVAADYSPGEADQLRRSMAAWKRHGGLEPHRARLIDGMLRNGYERAFAERIFEQIKGFGSYGFPESHAASFALLCYASSWLKCHEPAIFTCALVNSWPMGFYSPDQLLQDVRRQGVEVRPVDVFHSAWDCTLEPVGEGVLAIRLGLRQIRGFNEADARRLEQARTQRPWRDVEDLCLRAGLDARARARLADAGALRALARDRHQARWQVAAVQAQLPLFAQLEAAPEASVELPVPTLGEDLVADYHTLGTTLGPHPLTLLRPRLRALGCRSCHELAGVAHGDSVAVAGIVVGRQRPQTASGVTFVTLEDEHGMVNVVVWRDLAERQRRALVGAQLLKVSGRLEQEKGVRHLIARRLEDISPLLHGLDVRSRDFH from the coding sequence ATGAAGGCGCCGGGCTACGCGGAGCTGCATTGCCTGTCGAACTTCAGCTTCCAGCGCGGCGCTTCCAGCGCCGACGAGCTGTTTCGCCGAGCCCGCGAGCAGGGCTACCAGGCCCTGGCGATCACCGATGAATGCTCCTTGGCGGGTATTGTCCGTGCCTGGCAGGCGGCCAAGCAGCATGGGCTCGCCCTGATCATCGGTAGCGAGGTGCAGGTGCATCATGGGCCGAAGCTGGTCCTGCTGGTGCAGGATCTCACGGGTTACCAGAACCTCTGCGCGTTGATCACCCGGGCGCGGCGACGGGCCGAGAAGGGCGCTTACCAGCTGCTTGCCGAGGACCTCGAGGCCCATCACCAAGGGTTGCTGGCGTTGTGGGTCGCGGCGGCGGAGGGCGGCGACGCGGCCTGGCTGCAAACGCTGTTCGTTGAACGCCTGTGGCTGGCGGTGCACCTGCATCGCGGTGTCGACGATGAGGGGCGCCTGGCCGCGCTGCGCGCCCTGGGCCTGCGCACGGGCATACCGCTGGTGGCCTGTGGCGACGTGCACATGCATGCGCGTGGCCGGCGCGCGTTGCAGGATTGCATGAGCGCCATCCGTGCGCATTGCCCGGTGGCCGAGGCCGGTCGCTTCCTGTTCGCCAATGGCGAGCGCCACCTGCGTACCCTCGAGCAGTTGCGCGAGCTGTACCCGGCGGACCTGCTGGCGCAGACCCTGCTGCTCGCCGAGCGCTGCCGCTTCGACCTGGCCGAGCTGCAGTACCAGTACCCCCGCGAGCTGGTGCCCGCGGGCCAGAGCCCGGCCAGCTGGTTGCGCGCGCTGTGCGAGCGCGGCCTGCCCGAGCGCTGGCCGCAGGGGCCGAGCGCCAAGGTGCGCGAGGTGCTGGACAGGGAGTTGGCGCTGATCGAGGAACTGGGCTACGAGAGCTACTTCCTTACCGTCCACGATATCGTCGCCTTCGCCCGTGGCCAGCGCATCCTGTGCCAGGGCCGCGGTTCGGCGGCCAACTCGGTGGTGTGCTTCGTGCTGGGCATCACCGAACTCGACCCGATGGAGCATCGGCTGCTGTTCGAGCGCTTCTTGTCCCGCGAGCGCAACGAGCCACCGGATATCGACGTGGATTTCGAACATGACCGGCGCGAGGAAGTCATCCAGTACGTCTTCCGGCGCTACGGCCGGCACCGTGCGGCATTGACGGCGGTGGTCAGCAGCTACCACGCCGCGGGGGCGGTGCGCGATGTGGCGCGGGTGCTGGGGCTGCCGAGCGACCAGGTGGATGCCCTGGCCAAGTGCTGCGGGCGCTGGAGTGACCGGATCCCGGATGCCGAGCGCCTGGCCGAGGCCGGGTTCGACGCGCAGAGCCCGTCGTTGCGGCGCATCCTGGTGCTGGCAGGCGAACTGATCGGCTTCCCCCGGCACCTGTCGCAACATCCGGGCGGCTTCGTCATTTCCGAACAGCCCCTGGACCAGCTGGTGCCGGTGGAAAACGCGGCCATGGCCGAGCGCACGGTGATCCAGTGGGACAAGGACGACCTGGACATGGTCGGCCTGCTCAAGGTCGATGTTTTGGCCCTGGGCATGCTCAGCGCGCTGCGCCGCTGCTTCGACCTGATGGCCCTGCACCGCGGGCAGCACTACCGCTTGGCGACGCTGCCCAAGGAAGACCCGGCCACCTACGCGATGATCGGCCGCGCCGAGACCATGGGCGTGTTCCAGATCGAGTCACGGGCGCAGATGGCCATGTTGCCGCGGTTGAAACCGGAAAAATTCTACGACCTGGTGATCGAGGTGGCGATCGTGCGCCCCGGGCCGATCCAGGGCGACATGGTCCACCCGTACCTGCGCCGGCGGCTGAAACAGGAACCGGTCACCTACCCCTCGGAACAGCTCAAGGCCGTGTTCGAACGCACCCTGGGCGTGCCGCTGTTCCAGGAGCAGGTCATGGAGCTGGCCATGGTCGCCGCCGACTACAGCCCCGGCGAGGCCGACCAGCTGCGCCGCAGCATGGCGGCCTGGAAGCGTCATGGCGGCCTGGAGCCACACCGGGCGCGGCTGATCGACGGCATGTTGCGCAATGGCTACGAACGGGCCTTCGCCGAGCGCATCTTCGAGCAGATCAAGGGCTTTGGCAGCTATGGCTTCCCCGAGTCCCACGCGGCCAGCTTCGCCTTGCTGTGCTATGCCAGCAGTTGGCTCAAGTGCCATGAGCCGGCGATCTTCACCTGCGCCCTGGTCAACAGCTGGCCGATGGGCTTCTACAGCCCTGACCAGTTGCTTCAGGACGTGCGTCGCCAGGGCGTCGAGGTGCGCCCGGTGGATGTGTTCCACAGCGCCTGGGATTGCACCCTGGAGCCCGTGGGCGAGGGCGTCCTGGCGATTCGCCTGGGGCTGCGTCAGATCCGTGGTTTCAACGAGGCGGATGCCAGGCGCCTGGAACAGGCACGCACGCAGCGGCCCTGGCGCGATGTCGAAGACTTGTGCCTGCGGGCCGGGCTGGATGCCAGGGCCAGGGCGCGGCTGGCGGACGCCGGAGCCCTGCGCGCCCTGGCCCGCGACCGGCACCAGGCGCGTTGGCAAGTGGCAGCGGTGCAGGCACAGTTGCCGTTGTTCGCCCAGCTCGAGGCGGCGCCGGAAGCCTCGGTTGAATTGCCTGTGCCGACGCTGGGCGAGGACCTGGTGGCCGACTATCACACGCTGGGCACGACCCTGGGGCCGCATCCCTTGACGCTGCTGCGCCCGCGCCTGCGGGCGCTGGGTTGCCGCAGCTGCCATGAGCTGGCGGGCGTCGCGCATGGCGACAGCGTGGCGGTGGCCGGTATCGTGGTCGGCCGCCAGCGCCCGCAAACCGCCAGCGGCGTGACCTTCGTCACCCTCGAAGATGAACACGGGATGGTCAACGTGGTGGTCTGGCGCGACCTGGCCGAGCGGCAACGGCGGGCGCTGGTGGGGGCACAGTTGCTCAAGGTCAGCGGGCGGCTGGAGCAGGAGAAGGGCGTGCGGCACCTGATTGCCCGGCGGCTGGAGGACATCAGCCCGTTATTGCATGGGCTGGATGTGCGTAGTCGGGATTTTCATTAG
- a CDS encoding Y-family DNA polymerase, with product MLWACILLPQLALDTVLRERDDPDTPLALIGGPTQRRVLQAVNEPARALGLRAGQTLTAARALADGFSCVEVEPARLEQLQQLLAAWAYRFSAQVSLHYPRALLLEVGSSLQLFGPWPLFEARLRQELAELGLRQRIVVASNPVAARMLANGHDGLALTCPQRTRDALLNMPVARVGLPAEAAEAFARMGLRRLGQVLALPREALARRFSAQVQLHLDQLLGLRTLGLDFYQPPDRFEARLELNFDVESHQALLFPLRRLINDLAAFLGGRDCGVQRFELHLEHAQGPDTVLKVGLLAAERDAAMLFELARGRLEPLRIPAAVRNLRLLAADLPPFVPQHQALFEARAQQAQPWEQLRERLRARLGDDAVSGLRAEADHRPECAWQAAQQGAQGRLLLAPGSRPGWLLPTPQLLCEAGLQWLGPAERIESGWWDGGDVRRDYYRVETRDGLRGWAYRDLAAPGSLWLQGWFA from the coding sequence ATGCTCTGGGCCTGCATCCTGCTTCCCCAGCTGGCGCTGGACACCGTCCTGCGTGAGCGTGACGACCCTGATACGCCGCTGGCACTGATCGGCGGACCGACCCAGCGCCGTGTACTCCAGGCCGTCAATGAGCCGGCACGGGCCCTGGGCCTGCGCGCCGGGCAGACGCTGACGGCTGCCCGCGCCCTGGCCGATGGCTTCAGCTGTGTCGAGGTCGAGCCGGCGCGCCTCGAGCAGCTCCAGCAGTTGCTCGCCGCCTGGGCCTATCGCTTCAGTGCGCAGGTCAGCCTGCATTACCCGCGGGCCTTGTTGCTGGAGGTGGGGTCGAGCCTGCAGCTGTTCGGCCCGTGGCCCTTGTTCGAGGCACGCCTGCGCCAGGAACTGGCCGAGCTGGGGCTGCGCCAGCGCATCGTCGTGGCCAGCAACCCGGTGGCGGCGCGGATGCTCGCCAATGGGCATGACGGCCTGGCCTTGACCTGCCCACAGCGCACGCGCGACGCCTTGCTGAACATGCCGGTGGCGCGGGTCGGCTTGCCGGCGGAGGCGGCCGAGGCGTTCGCCCGCATGGGCCTGCGTCGGCTCGGGCAGGTCTTGGCCCTGCCGCGCGAGGCCTTGGCCAGGCGCTTCAGTGCCCAGGTGCAGTTGCACCTGGATCAGTTGCTTGGCCTGCGCACCCTGGGCCTGGATTTCTACCAGCCCCCCGACCGCTTCGAGGCGCGCCTGGAGCTGAACTTCGACGTCGAGTCGCACCAGGCGTTGCTGTTCCCCTTGCGCCGCCTGATCAACGACCTGGCGGCGTTCCTTGGCGGGCGCGATTGCGGTGTGCAGCGTTTCGAACTGCACCTTGAGCATGCCCAAGGGCCAGACACCGTGCTCAAGGTCGGCCTGCTGGCCGCCGAGCGTGACGCCGCGATGCTGTTCGAACTGGCCCGGGGGCGCCTGGAGCCGTTGCGCATTCCGGCAGCGGTGCGCAACCTGCGCCTGCTGGCCGCCGACCTGCCTCCCTTCGTGCCCCAGCACCAGGCCTTGTTCGAGGCCCGGGCCCAGCAGGCACAGCCTTGGGAGCAACTGCGCGAACGCCTGCGCGCGCGGCTGGGCGATGACGCGGTCAGCGGCCTGCGCGCCGAAGCCGATCATCGCCCCGAATGCGCCTGGCAAGCGGCGCAGCAGGGTGCCCAGGGGCGCCTGCTGCTGGCCCCCGGCAGTCGCCCCGGCTGGTTGCTGCCCACGCCCCAGCTGCTCTGCGAGGCTGGGCTGCAGTGGCTGGGGCCGGCCGAGCGCATCGAGTCCGGCTGGTGGGACGGCGGCGATGTGCGGCGCGACTACTACCGTGTCGAAACCCGCGATGGCCTGCGTGGCTGGGCCTACCGCGACCTGGCGGCGCCCGGGTCGTTGTGGTTGCAAGGCTGGTTCGCATGA
- the imuA gene encoding translesion DNA synthesis-associated protein ImuA, producing MGAVVDLERLLDQRQVWRGRQAQARPQALQPSGHAALDARLPDGGWPAAALSELLLASPGSGELQLLWPTLARLTTAGERVVLVAPPFIPYAPAWQAAGVDLARLVQVAAQGSDSLWAAEQCLRSGSCAAVLCWPERADDRALRRLQVAAETGEALAFACRGQQAAHNPSPAALRIAIDTRPAQWRVLKCRGGLPPAAPIACPGRG from the coding sequence ATGGGCGCGGTGGTCGACCTCGAGCGCTTGCTCGACCAGCGCCAGGTCTGGCGCGGGCGGCAAGCCCAGGCGCGCCCGCAGGCCTTGCAGCCCAGCGGCCATGCCGCCCTCGATGCGCGGCTGCCCGATGGTGGCTGGCCGGCCGCGGCGCTCAGCGAACTGCTGCTGGCCAGCCCGGGCAGTGGCGAGCTGCAGTTGCTGTGGCCGACGCTGGCGCGGCTGACGACGGCGGGTGAGCGGGTGGTGCTGGTGGCGCCACCCTTCATTCCCTATGCCCCGGCCTGGCAGGCGGCGGGGGTGGACCTGGCCAGGCTGGTGCAGGTCGCGGCCCAGGGCAGCGACAGTTTGTGGGCGGCGGAGCAATGCCTGCGTTCGGGCAGCTGCGCGGCGGTGTTGTGTTGGCCGGAGCGCGCCGACGACCGCGCGCTGCGGCGCCTGCAAGTCGCGGCGGAGACCGGCGAGGCCCTGGCCTTTGCCTGCCGCGGGCAGCAGGCCGCGCACAACCCGTCGCCTGCGGCCCTGCGCATCGCCATCGACACCCGGCCGGCACAATGGCGCGTGCTCAAGTGCCGGGGCGGCCTGCCACCGGCGGCGCCGATCGCCTGTCCGGGGCGGGGGTGA